Proteins encoded by one window of Salvia splendens isolate huo1 chromosome 14, SspV2, whole genome shotgun sequence:
- the LOC121763483 gene encoding WUSCHEL-related homeobox 4-like yields the protein MGIQAMKVHQLPRGLIWDHDPSSLTLGCKRFHPLGLKLSIADDTLSTTTAAFDLKSFIKPDQCSPTNADIQKRNSSQVEAAQPGGTRWNPTQEQIGILDMLYRRGMRTPNAQQIEQVTAQLSKYGKIEGKNVFYWFQNHKARERQKQKRTSLGHSPRTPPPAPFPDHASSLFLSSPNKEEENNRNKRKCVFDEVNEYCREEEEQEQEGDRTLKLFPLHPEGRASLRDYCWD from the exons ATGGGAATTCAAGCAATGAAGGTGCATCAACTGCCACGTGGACTCATCTGGGACCACGACCCATCTTCCCTTACCCTAGGCTGCAAGCGCTTCCACCCCCTCGGCCTCAAGCTCTCCATCGCCGACGACACgctctccaccaccaccgccgcatTCGATCTCAAGAGCTTCATCAAACCCGATCAATGTAGTCCAACAAACGCAGACATTCAAAAGAGAAACTCATCTCAG GTAGAGGCGGCGCAGCCAGGCGGCACGCGGTGGAATCCGACGCAGGAGCAGATCGGAATACTCGACATGCTCTACCGGAGAGGCATGCGAACTCCCAACGCCCAACAGATCGAGCAGGTCACAGCGCAGCTAAGCAAATATGGCAAGATCGAAGGCAAAAACGTGTTTTACTGGTTTCAAAACCACAAAGCGCGCGAGCGTCAGAAGCAAAAGCGCACTAGCCTCGGCCACTCTCCCCGAACGCCTCCCCCGGCCCCCTTCCCCGATCACGCTTCTTCTCTCTTCCTCTCGTCGCCCAATAAG GAAGAGGAGAATAATCGTAACAAGAGGAAGTGCGTTTTCGATGAAGTGAACGAGTATTGTAGAGAAGAGGAAGAGCAAGAGCaagagggagataggacattgAAGCTTTTCCCTTTGCACCCGGAAGGGAGGGCTTCTTTGAGGGATTATTGTtgggattaa
- the LOC121765632 gene encoding uncharacterized protein LOC121765632 produces MKEEEEDTINPAISEIQQQLHSLLDSISRVQILNGKWSLITTKLTSLHNRLSDLSTTASNNNNPLSSNLLRTISATRFALRQESSVLELLMSRLQIGSTQSKSSVLESLIGLLQEDPKNLLIAVAQGIILVLVSLLDCSSSSELKEKSVSAIAKISTEDSSKHDLLAEGLPEVPAASPEAWKRVEVVVEPLVIWWSFLEPK; encoded by the exons AtgaaggaagaggaagaagacacCATTAATCCTGCCATCTCCGAGATACAGCAGCAGCTTCACTCCCTCTTGGACTCCATCTCCCGCGTCCAAATCCTCAATGGCAAATGGTCGCTCATAACCACCAAGCTCACATCTTTACACAACCGCCTCTCTGACCTCTCCACCACCGCCTCCAACAACAACAACCCCCTCTCCTCAAACCTCCTCCGCACCATCTCCGCCAC ACGTTTCGCCCTCCGCCAGGAGAGCTCCGTCCTAGAATTGCTGATGAGCCGGCTGCAGATCGGGTCCACCCAGTCGAAGAGCTCTGTCCTAGAATCGCTGATTGGTTTGTTACAGGAAGACCCTAAGAATTTGCTGATTGCGGTGGCGCAGGGGATTATTCTGGTGCTCGTGAGCCTTCTCGATTGTAGCAGTTCCTCCGAATTGAAGGAGAAATCAGTGAGCGCAATCGCCAAAATCTCGACTGAGGATTCGAGCAAGCACGATTTGCTGGCTGAGGGTTTG CCGGAGGTGCCAGCGGCCTCGCCGGAGGCTTGGAAaagggtggaggtggtggtggagcccTTGGTGATTTGGTGGAGTTTTTTGGAGCCGAAGTAG
- the LOC121763773 gene encoding 50S ribosomal protein L4-like has translation MALSISRRVLRAFAPGDVSSLPFSVYSAFRGHDYGDSSYAMRPSVLGKASLDVCRRYSTTILTPNSSEGAFPSHLFSSKHKSVAIPDREIGLCQDLVIPVTNFLNEDKGFMTLGGDVFDVPIRKDIIHRVVRWQLAKRRQGTHSTKTISEVSGTGRKPWPQKGTGRARHGTLRGAQFRGGATMHGPKPRSHAMKLNKKVRRLGLKIVLSARAAEGKLMVFEDLEVPSHKTKNIVHFVNQMENAKKILVVDGGPINEKLKLATQNLHYVNVLPSIGLNVYSILLHDKLVMSRDAVNRIVERMRTPINR, from the exons ATGGCTTTGTCGATTTCTCGAAGAGTATTGCGTGCCTTCGCTCCCGGCGACGTTTCTTCTCTGCCATTTTCTGTATACAGCG CATTTCGAGGTCATGATTATGGCGATAGCTCGTATGCGATGAGACCTTCTGTCCTCGGAAAG GCGTCTTTGGATGTTTGCCGGAGGTATTCTACAACTATTTTGACACCGAATTCAAGTGAAGGGGCATTTCCCTCGCATTTGTTCTCCTCTAAACATAAAAGTGTGGCCATTCCTGATCGGGAAATAG GTCTCTGTCAGGATCTGGTTATTCCTGTTACAAATTTTCTTAATGAAGATAAAGGCTTTATGACATTGGGTGGTGATGTCTTCGATGTGCCAATTAGAAAGGATATTATTCATCGTGTCGTAAGGTGGCAACTAGCTAAGCGGCGGCAG GGGACACATTCAACCAAAACGATTAGTGAGGTTAGCGGGACTGGCAGAAAGCCTTGGCCCCAGAAGGGTACTGGCCGTGCAAGGCACGGAACACTCCGCGGCGCACAG TTCAGGGGTGGTGCTACCATGCATGGTCCAAAGCCACGAAGTCATGCTATGAAGCTAAACAAAAAGGTTCGGCGACTAGGACTGAAGATTGTACTTTCAGCTCGTGCTGCTGAAGGGAAG CTTATGGTTTTTGAGGATTTAGAAGTTCCGTCTCACAAGACAAAGAACATTGTGCACTTTGTCAATCAAATGGAGAATGCTAAGAAAATTCTGGTTGTTGACGGGGGTCCTATAAACGAGAAGCTGAAGTTGGCTACTCAGAATTTACATTATGTCAACGTACTGCCTTCCATT GGTCTGAATGTTTACAGCATCCTTCTGCACGATAAGCTAGTGATGTCTCGTGATGCTGTGAACCGAATAGTTGAAAGGATGAGAACTCCAATCAATCGCTGA